One genomic region from Reichenbachiella ulvae encodes:
- a CDS encoding CHAT domain-containing protein — protein MLILILASHAAVSQDWAELYKQGEEAYTKYDYELAKQKSIEALVSCQSDLGENHANTAAIYRQLTLICFEAGWIEEGLTYVEKELKVQEAIGNRDKEVYAVALYNKGLLLSMTDGLAQSQEAFKDALDLYLVYFDSNSASVAEVQGNLAMVFYYDNQMVKADSLFELSYEVLNRQDQVSPEFFNITYIYSELKLLQGDFERSIALLSELESFFDPDALELDYARLLVKQGRAYEDNEQLTIATDKYLKAHQVFTKLDAHNDPDNLIAINGLSILYMKEGRLKEATELLEGLVDKLSGEKEEAYLIALTDLGKVHFLNYEFDRAYSCFEEVKLRGSDNEDAYFGAWSGLALVDLERGQFNEALDEINQALLEVDEQSDWRKNLLESKAAALTALGRYKESEAILNESIHLSRENEAKVIDLKLSMAVLYTTMQDLNRAGELFEEIKEHYEKESSTARLEYASFLGNYASYLQSSNSFFDAEIALIQSMEIKKELLGETNENYLATYENLALLYIVKGKYESARLILEETMGIKKSLGSQAPPSQLAYTYHYLGVIAKSQGEYSQAEEFIKKSLELYKEEFGSHHVFYANTANELGLLYLKMGNLKAAKPLFESSMEIFKEIHSDQHIDYASSLENLAALYEMEGDLEKSKELLERVLAIDKVQLGTQHPLYSKTLNNLAATLEEMGEYEKASRLYEESIRIYESLFGTDHPSFANTLYNIAVLEQEIGNYEGAKVHFEEVIRIRKEILNENHPDLAYAIYGLASVKQRLEDYEGAREDYGFALDNYLAAIQNYFPSLSEEEKSAFYGKIKPVFEAYKDFAIEYVYHGFGNQTYQQEVLENLYNLQLSTKALLLNATKKVKDRILNSGDEALIAQYIAWKSTKEDLVKALNMSKSELAINNFDIAELQTRSNEIEKELSKKSGVFAGQYDQSLVKMSDVQQNLVEGEVALELLRVKKNTKNDSIYYAGLVLKSQGVPELVVITEGEEMESKYFKQYKNMVVFKMDNQRSYSQYWKNIDDKLQGVQKLFLSTDGVYNKININTLYDPENQEYVFDKYDIRLLSNTRDLVIEQSKETSQLTVRKAAIFGYPDYTMGGASAAGTKASTERGFADGITELPGTLEETNHISQTLDQNFWKYDLFQRAEANEENIKALHSPKLLHIATHGFFMSNMNVLFNANEGIQSREAEFNPLFRSGLLLAGASKTFQHQKLPGTEDGILTAYEAMNLDLDQTELVVMSACETGLGEVKNGEGVYGLQRALLVAGAENLIMSLWKVNDETTQKLMSMFYDNWLGGQTKQAAFHDAIAELKKEYKEPYYWGAFVMLGL, from the coding sequence TTGTTGATATTGATTCTTGCAAGTCACGCGGCAGTTTCGCAGGATTGGGCTGAGTTGTATAAACAAGGGGAAGAAGCCTATACCAAATATGATTACGAGTTAGCCAAACAAAAGAGCATAGAAGCCTTAGTTTCTTGCCAATCTGATTTAGGAGAAAACCACGCAAATACAGCTGCTATATACAGACAGCTGACTTTGATCTGTTTTGAAGCGGGCTGGATTGAAGAAGGACTGACCTATGTGGAGAAGGAACTGAAGGTACAAGAGGCGATAGGTAATAGAGATAAGGAAGTCTATGCTGTAGCCCTTTACAACAAGGGGTTGTTATTGTCAATGACTGATGGTTTAGCTCAATCCCAAGAGGCTTTCAAAGATGCACTGGATTTATACCTGGTTTATTTTGATTCGAATAGTGCCTCAGTTGCCGAGGTGCAGGGCAATTTGGCAATGGTATTCTATTATGACAATCAGATGGTCAAGGCCGATTCTTTATTTGAACTCTCCTATGAGGTATTGAATCGACAGGATCAAGTCTCTCCTGAATTTTTTAATATCACCTACATTTATTCGGAGCTGAAACTGCTGCAGGGGGATTTTGAAAGATCTATTGCCTTGCTATCTGAGCTTGAATCTTTTTTTGATCCTGATGCTTTAGAGCTAGATTATGCTAGACTATTGGTCAAACAGGGTCGCGCTTATGAGGATAATGAACAGTTGACAATAGCTACTGATAAGTACCTTAAGGCACACCAGGTTTTTACAAAATTAGACGCGCACAACGATCCTGACAATCTAATAGCCATCAATGGTTTGTCCATCCTCTACATGAAAGAAGGTCGATTAAAGGAAGCAACCGAATTATTAGAAGGTCTGGTTGATAAATTATCAGGAGAGAAGGAGGAAGCTTATCTAATTGCTTTGACTGACTTGGGAAAGGTTCATTTTCTGAACTATGAATTTGATAGGGCATATAGCTGTTTTGAGGAAGTAAAATTGCGTGGCTCAGACAATGAGGATGCCTATTTTGGTGCTTGGTCTGGTTTGGCCCTAGTTGATCTGGAGAGAGGGCAGTTCAATGAAGCATTAGACGAAATCAATCAAGCTTTGTTGGAAGTTGACGAGCAGTCTGATTGGAGAAAAAATCTATTGGAATCGAAAGCCGCAGCTCTGACGGCATTAGGTAGATACAAAGAATCCGAAGCGATTTTAAATGAGTCCATTCATCTTTCGAGAGAGAATGAAGCCAAGGTCATTGATTTGAAATTGAGTATGGCTGTGCTGTACACTACTATGCAGGATCTGAATCGAGCGGGAGAATTGTTCGAAGAAATTAAGGAGCACTATGAGAAGGAATCCTCCACTGCACGACTGGAATATGCCTCCTTTTTGGGTAACTATGCTAGCTATCTTCAGTCCAGCAACAGTTTTTTTGATGCGGAAATTGCCCTGATTCAATCCATGGAAATAAAGAAAGAGCTACTGGGTGAGACGAATGAAAACTATCTCGCTACCTACGAAAATTTAGCGCTTCTATACATCGTAAAGGGTAAATATGAATCGGCCAGGTTGATATTGGAAGAAACCATGGGCATAAAGAAATCTTTGGGATCTCAAGCTCCCCCGAGCCAACTGGCCTATACCTATCATTACCTGGGAGTAATCGCAAAGTCACAGGGAGAGTATTCCCAGGCAGAAGAATTTATTAAAAAATCTCTGGAGCTCTACAAAGAAGAGTTTGGTTCTCATCATGTTTTCTATGCCAATACAGCCAATGAGTTGGGTCTTTTGTATTTGAAAATGGGGAACCTCAAGGCTGCAAAACCTTTGTTTGAATCTTCAATGGAGATTTTTAAAGAAATTCATTCAGATCAACATATCGATTATGCCAGCTCGCTGGAGAATTTGGCAGCTCTTTATGAAATGGAAGGTGATCTTGAGAAGAGTAAAGAATTGCTAGAAAGAGTTTTGGCCATAGACAAAGTGCAATTAGGCACGCAGCACCCATTATATTCTAAAACACTGAACAATCTGGCGGCTACTTTGGAGGAGATGGGTGAATATGAAAAGGCCTCAAGGTTGTACGAAGAAAGTATCCGGATTTATGAATCGCTATTTGGAACTGATCATCCCTCATTCGCTAATACGCTGTACAACATAGCGGTGCTAGAACAGGAGATTGGCAACTATGAAGGGGCCAAAGTCCATTTTGAAGAAGTGATTAGGATCAGAAAGGAGATCTTGAACGAAAACCATCCAGACCTGGCCTATGCCATTTATGGCCTGGCTTCTGTAAAGCAAAGGCTGGAAGATTATGAGGGTGCCCGAGAGGATTATGGTTTTGCTCTGGACAACTACTTAGCAGCGATCCAGAACTATTTTCCCTCCTTGAGTGAAGAAGAAAAAAGTGCATTTTATGGAAAAATCAAGCCGGTTTTTGAAGCATACAAAGACTTTGCTATTGAGTATGTCTACCATGGTTTCGGGAATCAAACTTATCAGCAGGAGGTTCTGGAGAATCTTTATAACCTACAATTAAGTACTAAAGCTTTGTTGCTAAACGCAACCAAGAAGGTGAAAGACAGAATTTTGAATAGTGGCGATGAAGCTTTGATAGCCCAATATATAGCGTGGAAGTCAACGAAAGAGGATTTGGTCAAGGCGCTAAACATGTCGAAATCGGAGCTAGCTATCAACAACTTTGATATCGCAGAGCTACAAACTCGATCCAATGAAATAGAGAAAGAGCTTTCCAAAAAGTCAGGAGTTTTTGCTGGTCAGTATGATCAATCGCTAGTGAAGATGAGTGATGTGCAGCAAAATCTAGTTGAGGGCGAAGTTGCTCTTGAGCTACTCAGAGTTAAGAAAAACACTAAAAATGATTCTATCTATTATGCAGGACTTGTTCTCAAATCTCAAGGAGTGCCAGAGCTGGTGGTAATCACCGAAGGGGAAGAGATGGAATCGAAGTATTTCAAACAATACAAGAATATGGTTGTCTTCAAAATGGACAATCAAAGATCATACAGCCAGTATTGGAAAAATATAGATGACAAATTGCAGGGTGTCCAGAAGCTGTTTTTATCTACAGATGGCGTGTATAACAAGATCAACATCAACACGCTATATGATCCGGAAAATCAGGAATATGTCTTTGACAAGTATGACATTCGCCTGCTCAGCAATACTCGAGATTTAGTCATAGAGCAAAGTAAAGAAACGAGTCAATTGACTGTAAGAAAGGCCGCGATTTTTGGCTATCCTGATTATACCATGGGTGGAGCCAGTGCTGCTGGTACAAAGGCAAGCACAGAACGGGGCTTTGCTGATGGCATCACTGAACTACCAGGTACGCTGGAAGAAACCAATCACATTAGTCAAACCTTGGATCAAAACTTCTGGAAATATGATTTGTTCCAAAGGGCAGAAGCCAACGAAGAAAATATCAAGGCTCTCCATAGTCCTAAACTTTTGCACATTGCCACTCATGGATTTTTTATGTCCAATATGAATGTATTGTTTAATGCCAATGAGGGGATTCAGTCCAGGGAGGCTGAGTTTAATCCTTTGTTTCGTTCAGGACTGTTGTTGGCTGGTGCCTCTAAGACTTTTCAACATCAAAAATTGCCGGGGACAGAGGATGGTATATTGACTGCTTATGAAGCCATGAATTTGGATTTGGACCAGACCGAATTGGTGGTAATGTCTGCCTGCGAAACTGGACTTGGGGAGGTAAAAAATGGTGAGGGCGTATATGGCCTTCAACGTGCATTACTCGTAGCTGGTGCTGAAAATTTGATCATGAGCCTCTGGAAGGTCAACGATGAAACAACTCAAAAACTGATGTCCATGTTTTATGACAATTGGTTGGGGGGCCAGACGAAACAAGCGGCCTTTCATGATGCAATTGCCGAACTTAAAAAAGAATATAAAGAGCCCTATTATTGGGGCGCATTTGTGATGTTAGGATTGTAA
- a CDS encoding glycosyltransferase family 4 protein: MRVLYFHQHFKTPYEGGSIRSYLLAKALLDKGHEVIMITAHNAPREEKNVDGIQVIYLHVPYDNTYKFWRRVWAFLAYTVRSCILSTRIKSIDCCYIMTTPLTTGLIGAFNRLFLKRNYFFEVGDLWPLVPIEMEFIKSWPLKKLTHWFEGYFYRKSIGNIGMSPPISDYIKSKAPEVPLETIYNISDCELFQPNYKGERKGKFTICYTGTFGLANDLTRIIHIAENIQSEPVQFIFIGAGADKPMIEEMVQERQLENVEIRSFSDKLEMARILEQSDAMFISFANYNSLFTGSPNKLFDGLAAGKLIITNFDGWIGDLITKENCGFHFEHNSSIDFMAKLRPFIVDQSHLVNYQKNARTLAEKRFDLKLQSQRFISFIEESVIRS, translated from the coding sequence TTGAGGGTATTATATTTCCATCAACATTTCAAAACGCCCTACGAGGGAGGCAGCATTAGATCCTATTTGCTTGCAAAGGCTTTATTAGACAAAGGACATGAGGTCATCATGATCACGGCTCATAATGCACCAAGGGAGGAGAAGAACGTAGATGGAATCCAGGTCATTTATCTTCACGTGCCGTATGACAACACCTACAAATTTTGGAGAAGGGTCTGGGCCTTTCTCGCCTACACAGTTCGGTCCTGCATACTCTCAACCCGAATCAAGTCCATTGACTGCTGCTATATCATGACCACTCCTCTTACGACTGGACTGATAGGTGCTTTCAATCGATTATTCCTCAAAAGAAACTACTTTTTTGAAGTAGGGGATCTTTGGCCACTGGTGCCTATCGAAATGGAATTCATCAAATCCTGGCCGCTCAAGAAACTAACCCATTGGTTCGAAGGCTATTTCTATCGTAAGTCGATTGGCAACATTGGTATGTCACCCCCAATATCGGATTATATAAAAAGTAAAGCTCCAGAGGTTCCTTTGGAAACCATATATAATATCAGCGATTGCGAACTCTTCCAGCCCAATTACAAAGGTGAGCGAAAGGGTAAATTCACAATTTGCTATACTGGCACCTTTGGATTAGCGAACGACCTAACCCGAATCATTCACATTGCAGAAAATATTCAGAGTGAACCGGTTCAATTTATTTTCATTGGCGCAGGTGCGGACAAACCGATGATAGAAGAGATGGTGCAAGAAAGGCAATTGGAAAATGTAGAGATAAGGAGTTTTTCTGACAAACTAGAAATGGCCAGAATCCTGGAACAATCTGATGCTATGTTTATCTCTTTTGCGAACTACAACAGTCTCTTTACAGGTAGCCCAAACAAATTATTCGATGGTTTGGCTGCTGGTAAGCTGATCATTACCAACTTTGATGGATGGATTGGAGACCTCATTACCAAAGAGAATTGCGGGTTCCATTTCGAGCATAATTCCAGCATAGATTTCATGGCAAAACTTAGGCCCTTTATAGTAGACCAGAGCCACCTCGTGAATTATCAGAAAAACGCTCGAACATTGGCAGAAAAACGATTTGATTTAAAACTGCAATCTCAACGTTTTATTAGCTTCATAGAAGAATCGGTTATCCGTTCTTAG